Genomic segment of Buchnera aphidicola (Aphis nerii):
GTTCTTTTATTATCAATGCTGCACATGACTTATCCACAGATTTTGTGTTTACTAATAATAATAATATATTATTATATATATATATATATTATTTTTTTATTAAACATATTAATAATTAATCTTTAATAAATTTTTATGTTTTGTTATTTACATGTGTTATCTTGATTAAAATATTAATACTGTATAAAATAATTTTAACATTTAAAGGGTTTTGATATGTTGCAGTCAAATTGTAAAAATTTTGATGTGATTATTATTGGAGGAGGACATGCTGGAACTGAAGCTGCATCAGCTTCTTCAAGAATGGGATGTAAAACATTATTATTAACTAAAAATATAACAGATATTGGTGTTTTATCTTGTAATCCAGCTATTGGAGGAATTGGAAAAAGTCATTTGGTTAAAGAGATAGATGCGTTAGGTGGTATCATGGCTCGAGCAATTGATCATTCAGGTATTCAGTTTCGAATTTTAAATAGTAAAAAGGGTCCTGCAGTAAGATCTACTCGAGCGCAAGCTGACAGAATACTTTATTCTAAAAATGTAAAAAAATTGTTAGATAAAGAGAATAATTTATCAATTATAGGAGAAGAAATAAAAGATTTAATTGTTAAAAATTATACAGTTATTGGTGTATTAACACAAACTGAAATAAGTTTTTATGCTAAATCAGTAGTTTTATGTACAGGTACTTTTTTAGGAGGTAAGATACATATAGGTTTAGATAGTTATACTGCTGGTAGAAGAGGTGAAAAAGCTTCGTTAGATTTAGCATATCGTTTAAGAGAGTTGCCTTTGCGCGTTAATCGATTAAAAACAGGAACTCCTCCTAGAATTGATATTCATACTATTAATTTCAAAGATTTATTAATACAAAACGGAGATCTTCCTACTCCAGTTTTTTCTTTTATAGGGAAATCTTCGGATCATCCTCGTCAAATACCATGTTACATTACGCATACAAATGAAAAAACACATCAAATAATACGTGATAATTTAAATCAAAGTCCTATATATCAAGGAATAATAACTGGTTTAGGACCTCGATATTGTCCTTCTATTGAAGATAAAATAATGCGTTTCCCTAATAAGACTTCGCATCAAATTTTTTTAGAACCAGAAGGTCTATCTACTTTTAAAGTGTATCCTAATGGGATTTCAACTAGTTTACCAATAAAAATTCAAGAAAAAATAGTTAAATCTATTAAAGGTTTAGAAAATTCTAAAATTGTTGATCCAGGATATGCAATAGAATATGATTTTTTTGATCCCAAAGATTTAAATTTAACATTAGAGAGCAAATGGATTAAAGGACTTTTTTTGGCAGGTCAAATCAATGGTACTACTGGATATGAAGAAGCAGCTTCTCAGGGGCTATTAGCCGGTTTAAATGCTGCACTTTATGCATTAGGTCGGCAACAGTGGTTTCCTAGGCGTGATCAAGCTTATTTAGGTGTTCTTATAGATGATCTTACTACACAAGGAACTCAGGAACCATATCGAATGTTTACTTCACGTGCTGAGCATCGATTAATTTTACGAGAAGATAATGCTGATATACGACTTACTGAAATTGGTTATAAATTTGGTTTAATAGATGGTTTTCGATGGTCTTTCTATAATGAAAAATTATTAAAAATTAATTCTGAAATAAAATATTTAAAAAAAACAAAAATATATCCTACATCTTTTCAATCTGATCTTTTAAATAGTTTTTTTAATATTTTATTAACTAAGGAAATAAATATTTTTAATTTATTAAAACGTCCAGAAATAACTTTTAAAAATTTATCTTATTTAAATATTTTTCATTCACAAACATCTAATTTAGAAGTTATTAATCATATAGAAAATGAAATAAAATATGAAGGTTATATTAAACGACAATTAGAAGAAATTAGTAGGCATTTAAAGAATGAAAATACTTTTTTATCCTCTAAATATGATTATACACAAGTAAAGGGTTTATCTAACGAAGCAATTTCTAAGTTAAATGATTATAAACCAGTTTCTGTTGGACAAGCATCGCGTATTTCTGGTATTACACCAGCATCTATATCTGTTTTATTGATACATTTAAAAAAAGAAGCGCAAAAAAAACTTATGCTATAAAAGTTTACTGTCTCATTTAAAATATAATATAATTAAATTTTTTAATATTTAAACTATTTTAATAGTTTTATTTATTAGTTAATTTTTTATAGTTTTGTGTTTTTGTATGAAATTTAATATAAAATATAATGAGAAGAAATTATGTTTTTAGAACAAATATCCAATCCTAAAAAATATATCAGTCATCATTTACATCATTTGCAAATAGATTTATTTAATTTTAATTTTATTAAACCTAATCATATTTCTTCGTATTTTTGGATTTTAAACATTGATTCGATAATGTGTTCTTTTATATTAGGATTTTTTTTTACAAGTATATTTTATATAGTAGCAAAAAAAGTTACGATTGGTGTTCCAAATAAATTACAAGCTTGTATTGAAATCATTTTTGAATTTATATCATCTAATGTAAAAACTATGTTTCATGGTAAAAGTCAACTTATTGCTCCATTATCATTGACAATTTTTATATGGGTTTTCTTAATGAATCTTATGGATTTAATTCCAATTGATTTTATACCGTTATTTTTTGAAACTTTTTTTCAAATACCAGCAATGCGTATTGTTCCATCTGCTGATGTAAATATTACTTTATCCATGTCATTAGGTGTATTTGTTTTAATTTTATTTTATAGTTTAAAAATGAAAGGATATGCTGGTTTTTTTAAAGAACTAACTTTACAGCCTTTTAATCATCCTGTATTTTTTATTTTTAATTTTTTATTGGAATTTGTTTCTTTATTATCTAAACCTATTTCCTTAGGATTGAGACTTTTTGGTAATATGTATTCTGGTGAAATGATTTTTATTTTAATTGCAGGTTTATTACCATGGTGGTCTCAGTGTTTTCTAAGTGTTCCGTGGGCTATTTTCCATATTTTAATAATTTCTTTACAAGCTTTTATTTTTATGGTGTTGACAATTGTTTATTTATCAATAGCTTCGCAATCTCATTGAGATAAAATTTAACTATAATTCTATTCAAAAACGGGGTTTATGATGGATAATGTAAATGTTGATATGTTGTATATAGCAGTAGCTATTATGGTCGGATTAGCTGCAATTGGTGCTGCAATTGGTATTGGTATTTTAGGGAGTAAATTTTTAGAAGGAGTTGCAAGACAACCTGATTTAGTTCCCTTATTAAGAACACAGTTTTTTGTTGTAATGGGATTAGTTGATGCAATTCCTATGATTGCTGTAGGTTTAGGTTTATACATGCTTTTTGCTATTTCTTAATTTTTTATTGGTTTGAAACAATATTTTTAATTTAAATAATCAGCAAAATCTTTACGTTTCTAAATGGCGTAAAGATTCATTGTTATTTTGATATAAGGTGCGTAATTGTGAATCTTAATGCAACAATTTTTGGACAAGCAATTTCATTTTTTTTATTTGTTTGGTTTTGTATGAAATATATATGGCCCCCAATTATCGCTGCTATAGAAACAAGACAAAAAAAAATTGAAGATACTTTGAGTGCTTCAAAAAAAATTGAACAAGAATATCTTATTATTCAAAAAAAAATGAATGAAACAATTAAAGATGCAAAAGAAAAGGCTTCTTTTATTTTAAATGAAGCTAATCGACAAAAATTATTAATTTTAGAAGATGCAAAAAGTAAGGCTATTAAAGAAACTGAAAAAATGTTATTAAATAGTCAGATAGAAATTGATATGCAATTTGTACGTGCTCGTGAAACTTTACATAAAGAAATTGTAGATTTGTCTATTTTAATGGCAGAAAAAATTATTAAACAAAATATTCAAGAAAATAAAAATAAATTTTTTATAAATAATATCATTACTTCATTATCAGATATAAAAAAATCTATCTAGAGGTAATATTGAATGTCATTTAATACTATTGCTAGACCTTATGCAAAAGCTATTTTTGAAATAGCAATAAAAAATAATTCAATTGAAAAATGGAAAAAAATATTAATTTTAATTAATGATATAGTTGCGATTAAAAACATTCAAAAATTTTTATCTGGATCTTTGTCTCCTAATTATTTATCGTCTTTTTTTATCTCAGTTATTGGCGAACATCTTGATGAATATTCAAAAAATTTAATAAAATTATTAGCTTATAATCGACGATTTAAAATATTTAATAACATATTAAAACAGTTTCTTAAATTAGAAGCTTCTTATCATAATATTATTACTATTGAATTAATATCTGCATTTGCTTTAAAAGACAACCAAATTATTAAAATACGTACTATTTTAGAACAAATTTTATCTACTAAAGTTAGACTTATATGTAAAATAGAAAATGATATAATTGATGGTTTACTTATAAAAATAAATAATCAAATTTTTGATTTCTCTATGCGAAATAATTTAAAACAATTATCTTCAGCATTAAATTTTTAAGAGAATAATATATGCAATTAAATTCAACAGAAATCAGTCAATTAATTAAAGAAAGAATTACTCAATTTGAGGTATTTAATCAATCTTATAATGAAGGTACTATTATTTCTGTCAATGATGGTATCATAAAGATTTATGGTCTTTCTGAAGTAATGTTAGGAGAAATGATTTTATTACCTAATAATGAATATGCCATTGCACTTAATATAGAAAGAGACACAGTTGCTGGTGTCGTTATGGGACCTTATATTAATATTACTGAAGGTATGAAAGTAAGATGTACAGGAAAGATTATAGAAGTTCCTGTTGGCATAAATTTTTTAGGTCGAGTTGTTAATGCGTTAGGTGAACCGATTGATGGTAAAGGATTAATAAAATATGATAATTTTTTACCGGTAGAAGCTAATGCTCCAGGAGTTATTGAACGTAAATCAATTGATCAACCAATACAAACAGGGTATAAGTCTATTGATGCCATGATACCTATTGGCAGAGGACAACGTGAATTAATTATTGGTGATCGACAAACAGGTAAAACTGCACTTGCAATAGATACTATTATCAATCAAAAAAAATCTGGTATTCGATGTATTTATGTAGCGATAGGACAAAAAATGTCTACCGTTATGAATGTTGTAAAAAAATTAGAAGAATATCATGCTTTATTAAATACTATTATTGTTGTTGCTTCTGCTTCTGAGGCTGCTGCTTTGCAATATTTGTCACCGTATGCAGGTTGTGCTATGGGAGAATTTTTCCGAGATCAAGGCCAAGATGCTTTAATTGTTTATGATGATCTTTCTAAACATGCAGTTGCTTATCGTCAAATTTCTTTATTATTACGACGACCTCCTGGAAGAGAAGCTTTTCCTGGAGATATATTTTATTTACATTCTCGTTTATTAGAAAGATCTGCTCGCGTTTCTAAGGAGTATATTGAATCTATTACTAAAGGCAAAGTAACTGGTAAAACAGGATCACTTACTGCTTTACCTATTAT
This window contains:
- the mnmG gene encoding tRNA uridine-5-carboxymethylaminomethyl(34) synthesis enzyme MnmG, encoding MLQSNCKNFDVIIIGGGHAGTEAASASSRMGCKTLLLTKNITDIGVLSCNPAIGGIGKSHLVKEIDALGGIMARAIDHSGIQFRILNSKKGPAVRSTRAQADRILYSKNVKKLLDKENNLSIIGEEIKDLIVKNYTVIGVLTQTEISFYAKSVVLCTGTFLGGKIHIGLDSYTAGRRGEKASLDLAYRLRELPLRVNRLKTGTPPRIDIHTINFKDLLIQNGDLPTPVFSFIGKSSDHPRQIPCYITHTNEKTHQIIRDNLNQSPIYQGIITGLGPRYCPSIEDKIMRFPNKTSHQIFLEPEGLSTFKVYPNGISTSLPIKIQEKIVKSIKGLENSKIVDPGYAIEYDFFDPKDLNLTLESKWIKGLFLAGQINGTTGYEEAASQGLLAGLNAALYALGRQQWFPRRDQAYLGVLIDDLTTQGTQEPYRMFTSRAEHRLILREDNADIRLTEIGYKFGLIDGFRWSFYNEKLLKINSEIKYLKKTKIYPTSFQSDLLNSFFNILLTKEINIFNLLKRPEITFKNLSYLNIFHSQTSNLEVINHIENEIKYEGYIKRQLEEISRHLKNENTFLSSKYDYTQVKGLSNEAISKLNDYKPVSVGQASRISGITPASISVLLIHLKKEAQKKLML
- the atpB gene encoding F0F1 ATP synthase subunit A, which encodes MFLEQISNPKKYISHHLHHLQIDLFNFNFIKPNHISSYFWILNIDSIMCSFILGFFFTSIFYIVAKKVTIGVPNKLQACIEIIFEFISSNVKTMFHGKSQLIAPLSLTIFIWVFLMNLMDLIPIDFIPLFFETFFQIPAMRIVPSADVNITLSMSLGVFVLILFYSLKMKGYAGFFKELTLQPFNHPVFFIFNFLLEFVSLLSKPISLGLRLFGNMYSGEMIFILIAGLLPWWSQCFLSVPWAIFHILIISLQAFIFMVLTIVYLSIASQSH
- the atpE gene encoding F0F1 ATP synthase subunit C, which produces MDNVNVDMLYIAVAIMVGLAAIGAAIGIGILGSKFLEGVARQPDLVPLLRTQFFVVMGLVDAIPMIAVGLGLYMLFAIS
- a CDS encoding F0F1 ATP synthase subunit B, producing the protein MNLNATIFGQAISFFLFVWFCMKYIWPPIIAAIETRQKKIEDTLSASKKIEQEYLIIQKKMNETIKDAKEKASFILNEANRQKLLILEDAKSKAIKETEKMLLNSQIEIDMQFVRARETLHKEIVDLSILMAEKIIKQNIQENKNKFFINNIITSLSDIKKSI
- the atpH gene encoding ATP synthase F1 subunit delta, giving the protein MSFNTIARPYAKAIFEIAIKNNSIEKWKKILILINDIVAIKNIQKFLSGSLSPNYLSSFFISVIGEHLDEYSKNLIKLLAYNRRFKIFNNILKQFLKLEASYHNIITIELISAFALKDNQIIKIRTILEQILSTKVRLICKIENDIIDGLLIKINNQIFDFSMRNNLKQLSSALNF
- the atpA gene encoding F0F1 ATP synthase subunit alpha, with amino-acid sequence MQLNSTEISQLIKERITQFEVFNQSYNEGTIISVNDGIIKIYGLSEVMLGEMILLPNNEYAIALNIERDTVAGVVMGPYINITEGMKVRCTGKIIEVPVGINFLGRVVNALGEPIDGKGLIKYDNFLPVEANAPGVIERKSIDQPIQTGYKSIDAMIPIGRGQRELIIGDRQTGKTALAIDTIINQKKSGIRCIYVAIGQKMSTVMNVVKKLEEYHALLNTIIVVASASEAAALQYLSPYAGCAMGEFFRDQGQDALIVYDDLSKHAVAYRQISLLLRRPPGREAFPGDIFYLHSRLLERSARVSKEYIESITKGKVTGKTGSLTALPIIETQSGDVSAYVPTNVISITDGQIFLESNLFNSGVRPAVNAGISVSRVGSAAQTNIIKKLSSGIRTALAQYHELAAFSQFASDLDPATQKQLFYGQKITELLKQKQYSPFSIAEQGLMFFISSNHFLDDISVDKIAQFEKNILAYAYNNYLNLMIEINENGEFNKKVEDQFIELIKKFKNS